One window of Hippoglossus stenolepis isolate QCI-W04-F060 chromosome 1, HSTE1.2, whole genome shotgun sequence genomic DNA carries:
- the LOC124852250 gene encoding kinesin-like protein KIF28P, translated as MTTDGVFIIDEEGPTNTVPVNSAELSSSVRALLQDVEDLKSDNASLRKENHCLREQLNTNRNGGDGGRGRSLRPSCDAEFARALKVFYHSMTSVRGQLQRLRRHRSSEESDLLGLRLFIDEQGRLMRDFSEQLEQSVSTLKHDVAAIVRRKRERSGIWS; from the exons ATGACTACAGACGGTGTGTTCATCATCGACGAGGAAGGCCCAACAAACACTGTG cctgtaaactctgcagagctCAGCTCTTCAGTGAGAGCTCTGCTACAGGATGTGGAAGATCTAAAGAGTGATAATGCTTcgctgagaaaagaaaatcactgtcTGAGAGAACAACTCAACACGAACAGGAACG GTGGGGATGGTGGGCGTGGTCGGTCGCTGCGTCCCAGCTGCGATGCAGAATTTGCTCGTGCTCTCAAGGTTTTCTACCACAGCATGACCTCAGTCAGGGGTCAGCTGCAGCGCCTGCGCAGACACAGGTCCAGT gaggAGTCTGACCTGCTGGGGCTCAGACTGTTTATAGATGAGCAGGGTCGTCTGATGAGAGACTTCTCAGAGCAGCTGGAACAAAGTGTGTCCACGCTCAAACACGATGTCGCCGCCATTGTCCGTCGGAAACGAGAACGATCAGGAATCTGGTCTTGA
- the LOC124852251 gene encoding kinesin-like protein KIF28P: protein MWSKAKFVNRKFLMEEVYQQHQAEQSEINRVEGLSAAALPRDKDPFWDPVEPLLLGTAHLWLQSLAFRIPLEEQLEVLGSEGTEEAILQAQLVPCNSTGLYEMHTYTHTHTRQRKLHH, encoded by the exons ATGTGGTCCAAGGCCAAGTTTGTGAACCGCAAATTCCTGATGGAAGAGGTTTATCAGCAGCATCAGGCTGAGCAGAGTGAAATCAAT AGAGTAGAGGGGCTGTCTGCCGCTGCGTTACCCAGAGATAAGGACCCCTTCTGGGATCCAGTGGAGCCTCTGCTCCTGGGCACCGCTCACCTCTGGCTTCAGTCTCTGGCCTTCCGCATCcctctggaggagcagctggag GTGCTGGGGTCAGAGGGCACAGAGGAGGCCATTCTACAAGCTCAGCTGGTTCCCTGCAACTCCACTGGACTGTATGagatgcacacatacacacacacgcacacacgacaGAGGAAATTACATCATTGA